CGGAGAAATGTACGGGGTCAAAAAGCAGGGCGAAAAGTTTCATTGTCAGGTAGAAAGCAGTGACGTATTTATTGGCAATAACCCCGTCATTGTTTACACCATTATCGACGATAGTCAGCAACTTGCCCAGCAACAAGCGTTGACGAAGCTGGCCTACCATGACCAACTCACCGGCTTACCCAATCGCTACCTGTTTCATGACCGTCTGTCGGTTGAAATCAAGCACGCTCGCCGGCGCGTCGAAAACATGGCACTGGTCTTTATTGATTTAAATGGCTTTAAGGTCGTCAACGATCGCTACGGGCATAAATTCGGCGACTTATTGCTGGCTAAAGTCGCCAGACGAATGAAAAAAACAGTCCGTAAATCTGACACGGTAGCCAGGCTGGGTGGCGATGAATTTACCCTGTTAATGACAGATGTGAATTCCCCGACACAGTGTAAACAAATGATTGAGAAATTGCTGGCTGCAGTGTGTAAACCTTATCTTATTAATGACGCTTTGGTAGACGTTGGCGCCAGTGTAGGGGTGGCTTGTTTTCCGGCAGATGCCGATAACGAACAGGATCTGCTCAGTCTCGCAGATAAGGCGATGTATGTGTCTAAAGCCACCGGCGAAAGCCGCATTACTTTCGCCAATGAGAGCCTGCTGCAATAATTCTGCTGCAGCGCGAGTGGTTGAGATAGTGGCACGCACCTACATGATTGGGGGCAGAACCGTGGCCTTTTTAAGGATGACATTTTCGACCGGGGCGTCGGCAAAGCCTAACAATGCTTTATATTCAGTTTCTACTTCGCCCATGGCGTCTACCACGTCATAACCCTCGACGACAGTGCCAAACACGGTATACCCCCACGTGCGGCCCGGATCCAGATTGTCGTTGTCATCAAGGTTAAAAAAGAATTGCCGCGTCGCGGTATGCGGATCGTTCTGACGCGCCATTGCCACAGTGTAGCGTTCATTTTTCAAACCATTTCCCGACTCGTTAAAGATAGCCGGATACGAGGACTTTTCTTCGTAATCAAGGGTGTACCCGCCGCCCTGAACGATGTAGCCGGAGATAATCCGTTGGAACAGCGTGTCGTCATAGCTGCGCTTATCGACATAGCGCAAAAAATTATTCACAGTGATAGGCGCACGACGGCGGTCAAGCTCGATTACGATGTCGCCCATGGAGGTTTCCAGCTTTACCCGTGGATAGTAATTGTCAGGCTGAACGTGAGAGCCATCGTCTGTTTTTTTGGCAGCGAGGCTCGGAGCGGAGAGTAGAATGAGCGAAAAAAAGAGTGCTTTTAGCATGGTTCGTCCTTATCGTTTTGCAGCGCTAAAAATAACAAATTTGTTGTGACTGGCCAGCGTGGTGACATTACCGAATAAACGCTTAAGTGTATGGTAATAATCCAAATGGCGGTTGGCTACTACAATCAGGTGGCCTCCCTTACCAAGCAGTTCGTAAGCATCGTGAAACATTTGCCAGGCTATATGATCGGTCACCGCATTTTGTTGGTGAAAGGGCGGATTACAGAATACCTTGTTAACCAGAGGCGCGTCGCTAAGCAATGTTTCCAGGCAGTTACTCACAACAAAGTGGCACTTTGCCAGCCGGTCAGGAAAGTTATCCTGTACATTTTGCCGGGCAGATTCAACGGCCATATAAGACTCATCGACAAACGTCACCCGACAATTCTCTGACATGCTCAGCGCATTGAGTCCCAGTACACCGTTGCCACATCCCAGGTCGACCACATTGTCGTGAGGGTTTACCTGCATGTTATCAAGTAAGAATCGCGCGCCAATATCCAGAGACTGGCGGGAAAACACATTGGCATGGTTGCTGACTGTTACAGACTGCGCGGTTGGCAGTTGGCATTGCCAGCGTGACGGGTAAGGGTTATTTACAGATTGGTTCAGAATATTCGCCTGCGGTTGGCAAAAAATCAGCCGTGATTTCTTTTTAGCCAGCGAAGTGGAAGTTGGGCCCAGCAAGCGCTCAAACAAGTTGAGTACCGAACGGGTAATGGTTTTTACTTTACCGCCGGCAATCATTACGGTGTCAGGCGTTGCCACCTCGCGCAGCGCCAGCAGTTGGCTTTCAAGCAAAGCCAGAGTGCGGGGTATTTTAATCATGACGATGGCTGGATTGGCTGGCAATGGCGCAAGACAGTCTTGTGTCGCGACAGAAGGTCGCTGATTATTAACCAGATTTTCGTTGAGCGACAGTTCTGCAATTTTAGAGTCGGACACCCACACCGGCTGCCTGTCGGCAAATACACAACCTAAAGCGCCAAAATCATCGTTAATAATTAGCCACGGCTTAGTGGCCAGGTTATTTAACTCTGGTTGGCTGTGCACCTGCTCAATGATATATTCATCAGCACTGTCCCACGCCTGCAAGCTCTTGTGCTGATGCTTTGCCGGGTAGCGAATCAACTCAAAGTCTTGATCAAACAGGCTAAATTTGGTTGTCATGATTACAAGTATTTCCGATGTTAGCGTCAATGCAATTTAATT
This genomic interval from Alteromonas gilva contains the following:
- a CDS encoding peptidylprolyl isomerase; protein product: MLKALFFSLILLSAPSLAAKKTDDGSHVQPDNYYPRVKLETSMGDIVIELDRRRAPITVNNFLRYVDKRSYDDTLFQRIISGYIVQGGGYTLDYEEKSSYPAIFNESGNGLKNERYTVAMARQNDPHTATRQFFFNLDDNDNLDPGRTWGYTVFGTVVEGYDVVDAMGEVETEYKALLGFADAPVENVILKKATVLPPIM
- a CDS encoding methyltransferase, giving the protein MTTKFSLFDQDFELIRYPAKHQHKSLQAWDSADEYIIEQVHSQPELNNLATKPWLIINDDFGALGCVFADRQPVWVSDSKIAELSLNENLVNNQRPSVATQDCLAPLPANPAIVMIKIPRTLALLESQLLALREVATPDTVMIAGGKVKTITRSVLNLFERLLGPTSTSLAKKKSRLIFCQPQANILNQSVNNPYPSRWQCQLPTAQSVTVSNHANVFSRQSLDIGARFLLDNMQVNPHDNVVDLGCGNGVLGLNALSMSENCRVTFVDESYMAVESARQNVQDNFPDRLAKCHFVVSNCLETLLSDAPLVNKVFCNPPFHQQNAVTDHIAWQMFHDAYELLGKGGHLIVVANRHLDYYHTLKRLFGNVTTLASHNKFVIFSAAKR